Proteins from a single region of Manis javanica isolate MJ-LG chromosome 5, MJ_LKY, whole genome shotgun sequence:
- the LOC140849708 gene encoding syntaphilin-like produces the protein MEDASHCWFGAGEHVGHIAAGPGIDDLKTQLSRMQEDWIEEECHRVEAQLALKEACKEIKQLKQVMDTVKNNLIDKDKGLQKYFMDINIQNKKLETLLHSMEVAQNGTAKEDGAGESAGGSPARSLTRSSTYTKLSDPAVCGDHPPGDHPGASAEDRADSGFVATDDTLSQTDALEASSLLSLGVDCGPEEASLHGSFSLGPRFPASNTYEKLLCGMEAGVQASCMREHAIQTDSVQYQPDLDTVLEKVTKAQVCGTVLESGDRHPELDPHPPGPRDPNSAVVVMVGDELEAPEPIVRGPTPLRPAATPNPSLSVSVACPGEEEEEAAAAEKEPKSYWSRHYIVDLLAVVVPAVPTVAWLCRSQRHQGQPIYNISSLLRGCCTVALHSIHRISCCSLSQQGQSEAGSSTQL, from the coding sequence ATGCGAGCCATTGCTGGTTTGGAGCCGGGGAGCACGTTGGTCACATTGCAGCAGGGCCAGGGATCGATGACCTGAAGACGCAGCTGTCACGCATGCAGGAGGACTGGATTGAGGAGGAGTGCCACCGCGTGGAGGCCCAGCTGGCCTTGAAAGAGGCCTGCAAGGAGATCAAGCAGCTCAAGCAGGTCATGGACACCGTCAAGAACAACCTGATTGACAAGGACAAGGGGCTGCAGAAGTACTTCATGGACATCAACATTCAGAACAAGAAGCTGGAGACGCTGCTGCACAGCATGGAGGTGGCCCAGAACGGCACAGCCAAGGAGGACGGCGCCGGGGAGTCGGCTGGCGGGTCCCCCGCCCGCTCCCTCACTCGCAGCTCCACCTACACCAAGCTGAGTGACCCAGCTGTCTGCGGTGACCACCCCCCTGGCGACCACCCTGGTGCCTCTGCTGAGGACAGGGCTGACAGTGGCTTTGTGGCCACCGACGACACACTGAGCCAGACGGATGCCCTGGAGGCCAGCAGCCTGCTGTCTTTGGGGGTGGACTGTGGCCCCGAGGAGGCTTCACTGCACGGCTCCTTCAGCCTGGGCCCCCGCTTCCCTGCCAGCAACACCTATGAGAAGCTGCTGTGTGGCATGGAGGCTGGCGTGCAGGCCAGCTGCATGCGGGAGCATGCCATCCAGACAGACTCTGTGCAGTACCAGCCTGACCTGGACACAGTCCTGGAGAAAGTGACCAAGGCCCAGGTCTGCGGGACAGTCCTCGAGTCAGGGGACAGGCATCCAGAGCTGGATCCCCACCCCCCAGGGCCCAGAGACCCCAACTCAgcagtggtggtgatggtgggtgATGAGCTTGAGGCACCGGAGCCCATCGTCCGAGGGCCGACCCCACTCCGGCCTGcagccacccccaaccccagcctgtcGGTGAGTGTGGCATGCccgggggaagaggaggaggaggcagccgcGGCCGAGAAGGAGCCCAAGAGCTACTGGAGCCGCCACTACATCGTGGATCTGCTGGCCGTGGTGGTGCCGGCTGTGCCCACGGTGGCCTGGCTCTGCCGCTCGCAGCGTCACCAGGGCCAGCCCATTTACAACATCAGCTCCCTGCTGCGGGGCTGCTGCACTGTGGCCTTGCACTCCATCCACAGGATCAGCTGCTGCTCGCTGAGCCAGCAGGGCCAGAGTGAGGCCGGCAGCAGCACCCAGCTCTGA